The Rhodocytophaga rosea genome has a segment encoding these proteins:
- a CDS encoding VOC family protein: protein MIRIHVTSVPVQNQDNALQFYTEKLGFIKKTDVPVGEYKWLTVVSPTEQNGVELLLEPTAFEPAKQYQKALKEAGIPWTSFMVEDLKKEYNRLTGLGVQFSMEPKEVGPTMIAVLDDTCGNNIQLLEML, encoded by the coding sequence ATGATTAGAATACATGTAACAAGCGTACCAGTTCAAAATCAGGACAATGCCTTACAGTTTTACACAGAAAAGCTGGGATTCATCAAAAAAACGGATGTGCCGGTAGGTGAGTATAAATGGCTGACCGTAGTTTCTCCAACAGAACAAAATGGGGTGGAACTTCTCCTGGAACCCACTGCATTTGAACCGGCAAAACAATACCAAAAAGCGTTAAAAGAGGCTGGTATTCCCTGGACATCCTTTATGGTGGAGGACCTGAAAAAAGAATATAACAGGCTGACCGGTCTTGGTGTTCAATTTAGCATGGAACCTAAAGAAGTAGGTCCAACCATGATCGCCGTATTGGATGACACGTGCGGAAATAATATTCAATTGCTTGAAATGCTGTAA
- a CDS encoding LysR family transcriptional regulator, with translation MELRQLRYFIEVAQELHFGKAAEKLFISQSALSQQIQLLEEEIGVDLFVRAKRIKQRKVELTEVGLSFLEDAMQVIRQSELAIEKARNLGQSTNELRVGFFKLALREWIVEMMHEVSRLIPDVEVKIMEFPTVESIQDGLLEYKIDLGMTLLPLKDESLAYKVYKTDHLHVIMSEYHPLASSDTIQLEGLKQEKWVIINKPLHPFYDYIERMCQKAGFSREKNIVQEVSSHEMMCSLVSLNIGIAFMPSLFDLSKEPGIVSKKVLRNSLVPSEIEVNHAIAWRKKQVSPLVKTVIQMIG, from the coding sequence ATGGAATTACGCCAGTTGCGGTATTTTATAGAAGTAGCGCAGGAGTTGCATTTTGGTAAGGCGGCTGAAAAGCTGTTTATTTCCCAGTCAGCGCTGAGCCAGCAAATTCAGTTGCTGGAAGAAGAGATTGGGGTAGATCTGTTTGTTCGTGCCAAACGGATCAAACAGCGGAAGGTAGAACTTACCGAAGTGGGACTTTCTTTTCTGGAGGATGCTATGCAGGTGATCCGGCAAAGTGAACTCGCCATCGAGAAAGCCCGTAATCTGGGTCAATCTACAAATGAACTACGGGTGGGATTTTTTAAACTCGCCCTGCGGGAATGGATCGTAGAAATGATGCATGAAGTCTCCCGCCTTATTCCGGATGTAGAAGTTAAAATCATGGAGTTTCCTACAGTGGAAAGCATTCAGGATGGTTTGCTGGAATACAAAATAGATCTAGGAATGACCTTGCTTCCGCTGAAAGATGAATCGCTGGCATATAAAGTATATAAAACGGATCACCTTCATGTGATCATGTCGGAGTATCATCCGCTGGCTTCATCCGATACAATTCAGCTGGAAGGGTTGAAACAGGAAAAATGGGTGATTATCAACAAGCCATTGCATCCGTTTTACGATTACATTGAGCGCATGTGCCAGAAAGCCGGATTCAGCCGGGAGAAAAATATTGTACAGGAAGTTTCCTCACATGAAATGATGTGTAGCCTGGTGAGTTTAAATATCGGCATTGCCTTTATGCCTTCATTGTTTGACCTTAGCAAAGAGCCAGGAATTGTTTCCAAAAAAGTGCTGAGAAATAGCCTGGTTCCATCTGAAATCGAAGTAAATCATGCCATTGCCTGGCGGAAAAAACAGGTATCGCCTCTGGTAAAGACCGTTATTCAAATGATTGGGTAA
- a CDS encoding acyl-CoA dehydrogenase: MSFNSFSRQHLDFVLYEVLGMEVILADAYFHGHHRETFDLTLDTATEIADTYLAPSYKLADRKEPELVEGQVKVHPAVHQYYQAYVQSGLLSATFPEMCGGQQLPKTIAAGVQYILAAANNSFVMFTDLVKGVANVILRFGNVEQKNTYLPKLLSGEWAATMCLTETQAGSSLSDITTCAIPVEDGIFRITGQKIFISAGDHDITENIVHLVLARIAGAPAGTKGISLFIVLKKQINNKEKWQDNDVASIGIIHKMGQKATPAMHLSFGGNNNCLGYLLGEANQGLQYMFQLMNAFRLEVGLMGVSVATHAYYTSLQYAIERTQGRRTNAKAANTLAVPIIQHPDVRRMLLSQKAFTEGTLAFILQCYQYMDMQKISKEAAQKKHYQDLLELLTPVAKTYGAESGNASIHNALQVLGGYGYTTDFPLEQMARDARIFSIYEGTTGIQSIALLGRQIAQNNGKSIDLWLEQVLPDIEKASELATLQTYANRLKREIENLQSVTSHLLNIRSEKGDEVFLADATLYMQLFGILNIAWQLLRMATIAEKALYNSSLAEDKKLFYRSKVSTMKFFFTYELTKCTGLCQQLMNEEQLTIYNEQEEMLI, from the coding sequence ATGTCATTTAATAGTTTCTCCCGCCAACACCTGGACTTTGTGCTCTACGAAGTACTTGGAATGGAAGTGATACTAGCTGATGCCTATTTCCATGGACACCATCGGGAAACGTTTGATCTCACCCTGGATACTGCTACTGAAATTGCCGATACCTATTTGGCTCCTTCTTACAAATTAGCTGATAGAAAAGAGCCGGAATTAGTGGAAGGGCAGGTAAAAGTACATCCGGCAGTTCATCAATACTATCAGGCCTATGTGCAGTCTGGATTATTATCAGCTACATTTCCGGAAATGTGTGGTGGTCAGCAGCTTCCAAAAACCATAGCGGCAGGGGTTCAATATATTCTGGCAGCAGCCAATAACAGCTTTGTCATGTTTACCGACCTGGTGAAAGGAGTAGCGAATGTTATTCTCCGGTTCGGAAATGTTGAACAAAAAAACACCTATCTTCCCAAACTATTATCCGGTGAATGGGCCGCTACCATGTGCCTGACTGAAACCCAGGCTGGCAGTTCACTTTCTGATATTACTACCTGCGCTATACCTGTGGAAGATGGCATATTCCGGATCACAGGTCAAAAGATTTTCATTTCGGCAGGCGACCATGATATTACCGAGAATATTGTGCATCTGGTATTGGCCAGAATTGCTGGAGCACCAGCTGGTACCAAAGGTATTTCCCTGTTCATAGTTCTCAAAAAACAGATAAATAACAAGGAAAAATGGCAAGATAATGATGTAGCCTCTATTGGCATAATCCACAAAATGGGACAGAAAGCAACACCGGCCATGCATCTTTCCTTTGGCGGCAACAATAATTGTTTAGGCTATCTGCTGGGTGAAGCGAATCAGGGCTTACAATATATGTTCCAGCTGATGAATGCGTTCCGGCTGGAAGTAGGATTGATGGGCGTATCAGTGGCCACCCATGCGTATTATACTTCGCTGCAATATGCCATAGAACGCACCCAGGGCAGAAGAACCAATGCCAAAGCAGCGAATACCCTAGCAGTTCCTATTATTCAACATCCGGATGTACGCAGAATGTTATTGAGCCAGAAAGCATTTACGGAAGGTACGCTTGCCTTTATTCTCCAATGCTACCAGTATATGGATATGCAGAAGATTAGTAAAGAAGCAGCACAGAAAAAACATTACCAGGATCTGCTGGAACTGCTCACTCCGGTTGCCAAAACCTATGGTGCAGAAAGTGGAAATGCTTCCATCCATAATGCCTTACAAGTATTAGGTGGCTATGGGTACACGACTGACTTCCCGTTGGAGCAAATGGCCAGAGATGCCAGAATTTTTTCTATCTACGAAGGAACAACAGGTATTCAGTCCATCGCACTATTAGGGCGGCAAATCGCTCAAAATAATGGAAAATCCATAGATCTCTGGTTAGAACAAGTATTGCCTGATATCGAAAAGGCATCTGAACTGGCTACCTTACAAACTTATGCAAACCGGTTAAAACGAGAAATTGAAAACTTGCAGTCTGTAACGAGCCATCTGTTAAATATAAGATCAGAGAAAGGTGATGAAGTTTTTCTGGCAGATGCCACCCTCTATATGCAGCTGTTTGGAATCCTCAACATCGCCTGGCAGTTGCTCAGAATGGCAACTATTGCCGAAAAAGCATTATATAATAGCTCTTTAGCTGAAGACAAAAAGCTATTCTACCGTTCGAAGGTCAGCACCATGAAATTCTTTTTTACCTACGAATTAACCAAGTGTACCGGGCTTTGCCAGCAACTGATGAATGAAGAACAACTAACGATTTACAATGAACAGGAAGAAATGCTAATCTGA
- a CDS encoding spinster family MFS transporter, producing the protein MKQTLTLPVEKAEKSSLRYGWYVVGLLTLANISSFIDRQILSLLVGPIKRDMHLSDFEVSLLMGLSFALFYTLFGIIIGRLADQYSRRNIIIGGITLWSLMTVLCGGVRTYTQFFLARMGVGVGEATLSPSAYSMIADYFPKNRLATALSVYSSGIFLGSGIALLIGAGIIATLPTEGTVEVPVLGSLYPWQLLFVYIGLPGLLLSLLMLTVKEPIRKNLLKKEGKIVEVNLPEALTIIFRHKWAYLSICFGLAFTALVNYGCSAWVPTFLVRTYGWNMPQAGLGYGIVLVTSSGLGVLWGGWYADKLVKEGRTDGRLRVGLISMIAVTLMSFAPLMPQAWLSLAVLFVPSFFTASNIGAAASAVQELMPNQVRVLASAIFLFILNLIGMGLGPTSVAAFTDFVFKDESAIRYSLSLLLLIGGVVGTVCFWSGLKPYRNAIELNKGQLSE; encoded by the coding sequence ATGAAACAGACCTTAACTTTACCGGTAGAGAAGGCAGAAAAATCATCCTTAAGATATGGATGGTATGTGGTGGGTTTGCTCACCCTGGCCAATATTTCTTCCTTTATCGACCGGCAGATTCTGAGTTTGCTGGTTGGCCCTATCAAGCGGGATATGCACTTATCCGATTTTGAAGTGAGTTTACTGATGGGTTTGAGTTTTGCCTTGTTTTATACCCTTTTCGGAATTATTATTGGGCGCCTGGCCGACCAGTACAGCCGCCGAAATATCATCATTGGGGGTATTACTTTATGGAGCCTGATGACAGTGCTATGTGGTGGAGTCCGGACGTATACTCAATTCTTTCTGGCAAGAATGGGCGTAGGCGTAGGAGAAGCCACTTTGTCTCCATCGGCCTATTCCATGATCGCCGATTATTTTCCTAAAAACCGGCTGGCTACGGCTTTAAGTGTATATTCCTCCGGCATTTTTCTGGGTTCTGGCATTGCCTTACTCATTGGCGCTGGCATTATTGCTACCTTACCTACAGAAGGTACGGTGGAAGTTCCTGTACTAGGTTCGCTGTATCCCTGGCAATTACTGTTTGTCTATATCGGTCTTCCAGGCTTACTACTTTCCCTGTTGATGCTGACGGTTAAAGAGCCCATCCGCAAGAATCTGTTAAAAAAAGAAGGAAAGATTGTTGAAGTAAATTTACCGGAAGCGCTCACCATTATTTTTAGGCATAAATGGGCTTACTTGTCCATTTGTTTTGGTCTGGCTTTTACAGCTTTGGTCAACTATGGATGCAGTGCCTGGGTACCTACCTTTTTAGTACGTACCTATGGATGGAATATGCCGCAGGCAGGTCTGGGATATGGGATTGTACTGGTAACTTCTTCGGGTTTGGGGGTTTTATGGGGTGGTTGGTATGCCGATAAGCTCGTAAAAGAAGGCCGCACAGATGGCCGTCTCCGGGTAGGTTTGATCTCGATGATCGCCGTAACCCTGATGAGTTTTGCGCCGCTCATGCCACAAGCCTGGCTATCTCTGGCCGTGCTGTTTGTTCCTTCATTTTTCACTGCTTCCAACATAGGCGCTGCCGCTTCAGCCGTCCAGGAGCTAATGCCAAACCAGGTAAGAGTACTGGCCTCCGCCATATTCCTGTTTATTCTGAACCTGATCGGTATGGGCCTAGGGCCTACTTCGGTGGCGGCGTTTACTGATTTTGTTTTTAAAGATGAAAGTGCAATTCGCTATTCATTGTCGCTGCTGTTATTGATTGGGGGTGTAGTAGGTACGGTCTGTTTCTGGTCTGGCCTCAAACCTTATCGAAATGCCATCGAATTGAATAAAGGCCAGCTTTCCGAATAA
- a CDS encoding crotonase/enoyl-CoA hydratase family protein, translated as MLLKSTPNTIQAETIGEILTLRISRIEKRNALNDETILGLERLFSCMPEGIKCAVIYGEGKHFSAGLDLSELKERDVVEGIFHSRMWHQALDKIQFGKVPVVAVLHGAVVGGGLELASAAHIRVAESSAFYALPEGQRGIFVGGGASVRIPKLIGMARMQDMMFTGRVYTAEEGYTIGLSQYLVEEGKGFEKAMELARKISSNAAMTNYALMHVLPKITESSQDQGLMMESLMAAIAQSSPEAKERLRLFLDGKAKKVGEQ; from the coding sequence ATGTTATTAAAATCCACGCCCAATACCATCCAGGCAGAAACCATTGGAGAGATTCTTACCCTCAGGATCAGCCGGATAGAAAAACGCAATGCCTTGAATGATGAAACCATTTTGGGCTTAGAAAGACTATTTTCCTGCATGCCTGAAGGGATCAAATGTGCCGTGATCTATGGAGAAGGCAAGCATTTTAGTGCCGGTCTGGATCTTTCGGAATTGAAAGAACGGGATGTGGTGGAAGGCATTTTTCATTCCCGCATGTGGCACCAGGCACTGGATAAAATACAGTTTGGCAAAGTACCAGTGGTAGCCGTATTGCATGGGGCTGTGGTAGGTGGCGGACTCGAACTGGCCAGTGCCGCACATATCCGGGTGGCAGAATCTTCGGCCTTTTATGCCTTACCGGAAGGGCAGCGGGGAATTTTTGTAGGCGGCGGTGCTTCTGTCCGGATACCTAAATTAATTGGCATGGCCCGGATGCAGGACATGATGTTTACAGGGCGGGTGTATACAGCGGAAGAAGGGTATACGATCGGTTTATCACAATATCTGGTAGAGGAAGGCAAAGGTTTTGAAAAGGCCATGGAACTGGCCCGTAAGATCAGTTCTAATGCTGCCATGACCAACTATGCCCTGATGCATGTATTGCCAAAAATTACAGAATCTTCCCAGGACCAGGGGTTAATGATGGAATCGCTGATGGCGGCTATCGCCCAGAGTTCGCCGGAAGCCAAAGAAAGATTGAGGTTATTTTTAGATGGGAAAGCTAAAAAAGTAGGAGAACAATGA
- a CDS encoding feruloyl-CoA synthase: MIVQHHLKDTPYRKVPFGEVSIDKTVKADGSLLLKSNIPLQAHPHRMTERLLHWAEHRSNQVFIGQRDTAGIWWTYTYQQTLTIVRSIAQYLLNANLSEKRPIAILSENSVEHAMVALAALHVGIPYSPITPAYSLRSKDFEKLKHVINLLTPGLIFVSDGKKYERALQAVAGDAEVVIVNYRPDNIHATLYQDIVKTTPTVSVDRAYQAIMPETIAKILFTSGSTGLPKGVINTHGNISTNWQQITQTFPFMADAFEIIDWLPWNHTFGGNHNFGLTLYNGGTMYLDEGNPTPAGIKATVANLREISPTVYFNVPKGFGELIGYLRKDRSLREKFFSRLQLLFYAGAGMPQHVWDALESLALETVGERIIIATGLGCTESSPSALFSTRPDGFAGLLGLPVPGLELKLVPVDGKLEARYKGGNITQGYWKNEQASRQAYDEEGFYKSGDALKFVDPDHVEEGLLFDGRLAEDFKLDTGTWVNVGKLRTDLLAAGNGLIHDAVITGHDQQFVGAIIFPDIEVCKKQLRLSSDTNLQEIVANPSFKQVMHGVLTVLAKRNTGSTTLIKRALLADFTLSLDAGELTDKGSVNQKQVLKNYPECIRLLYQPALTSLVLEANP; encoded by the coding sequence ATGATTGTGCAACATCATTTAAAAGACACGCCTTACCGGAAAGTACCTTTCGGCGAAGTTTCTATAGATAAAACTGTAAAGGCAGATGGAAGCCTGTTGCTAAAATCCAATATTCCCCTGCAAGCTCATCCCCACCGCATGACCGAACGGCTGCTTCACTGGGCTGAACACCGGTCCAACCAGGTATTTATCGGGCAGCGGGATACGGCAGGCATCTGGTGGACCTATACCTACCAGCAAACACTGACTATTGTTAGAAGTATTGCCCAGTACCTCCTCAATGCCAACTTATCTGAAAAGAGACCTATTGCGATTTTATCAGAAAACAGTGTGGAACATGCAATGGTTGCACTGGCAGCTTTACATGTAGGTATTCCCTATTCTCCCATTACACCTGCCTATTCCCTGCGGTCGAAGGATTTTGAAAAACTCAAACATGTTATCAACCTCTTAACTCCAGGACTGATTTTCGTTTCAGACGGAAAAAAGTATGAACGGGCGCTTCAGGCGGTTGCCGGAGATGCTGAGGTAGTGATTGTAAATTACCGGCCGGATAACATTCATGCTACGCTGTACCAGGATATAGTAAAAACTACACCCACCGTTTCCGTTGACAGGGCTTATCAGGCTATTATGCCGGAAACCATAGCCAAAATATTGTTTACGTCAGGGTCTACTGGTTTACCAAAAGGGGTGATTAATACGCATGGGAATATTTCTACCAACTGGCAGCAGATCACCCAGACGTTTCCTTTTATGGCCGATGCGTTTGAAATTATCGACTGGCTGCCCTGGAACCATACCTTTGGAGGGAATCACAACTTTGGTCTTACCTTATATAATGGTGGCACAATGTACCTGGATGAAGGCAATCCTACTCCTGCCGGAATCAAAGCTACAGTTGCCAACCTACGGGAAATTTCTCCTACCGTTTACTTCAATGTACCCAAAGGGTTTGGTGAATTAATAGGGTATTTGCGGAAAGATCGGTCTTTGCGGGAGAAGTTCTTTAGCCGCTTACAATTACTTTTTTATGCCGGTGCCGGTATGCCCCAGCATGTATGGGATGCGCTGGAAAGTTTAGCCCTGGAAACAGTTGGAGAACGTATTATTATCGCTACCGGACTGGGTTGTACAGAATCCAGTCCTTCTGCGCTTTTTTCTACCAGGCCTGATGGTTTCGCCGGATTACTTGGTCTGCCAGTACCTGGTTTGGAACTGAAGCTGGTACCGGTAGATGGCAAACTGGAAGCCAGGTACAAAGGCGGAAATATTACCCAAGGCTACTGGAAAAATGAGCAGGCCTCCAGGCAAGCGTATGACGAAGAAGGATTCTACAAATCGGGTGATGCGCTCAAGTTTGTCGATCCGGATCATGTGGAAGAAGGCTTACTGTTTGATGGCCGCCTGGCTGAAGATTTTAAATTAGACACCGGCACCTGGGTAAATGTAGGAAAACTCCGGACAGACCTTCTGGCTGCCGGAAATGGATTGATCCATGATGCTGTGATTACCGGCCATGACCAGCAGTTTGTTGGAGCTATTATTTTCCCGGATATAGAAGTTTGTAAAAAGCAGCTGAGATTATCATCCGATACAAACCTACAGGAGATAGTGGCAAATCCAAGTTTTAAACAGGTAATGCATGGGGTGTTGACCGTACTGGCAAAGAGAAATACCGGAAGTACTACCCTTATCAAAAGAGCGTTACTTGCCGATTTCACCCTATCGCTGGATGCCGGAGAGCTAACAGACAAAGGTTCTGTCAATCAGAAACAGGTGTTGAAAAATTACCCGGAATGCATTCGGTTGCTGTATCAACCAGCCTTGACTTCCTTGGTACTAGAAGCAAACCCATAA
- a CDS encoding alpha/beta hydrolase, whose translation MKNLLLAIILIVFAWNAKAQTAKIDSGTINGARYKIIFPPNWKNKLVMYAHGYEFMNSPAMLDNPNLAKGFAPFLDRGFAVAASAYRIQGYALPEGIEDTEALRKHFVSKYGKPDTTFMVGHSMGGGISLGISEKYAANYQGALPLCPLSSNPYIQTRKEFDLIAVFNVLFPEQISPLSEIMKTGSSEKSVQQVFASAEPLYKHLQKDSLLAKQLAQTFELKLKDLPFAVLFGEMVLRDLVKKSGGNPFDNTNTLYTGFPDDWMVNQKVERLSASPTAFQFLQKNYRTGEISFPVVMMHTTYDQLIPAQLAIGNYDMMVRQKGKEKFMVVKYTNGQGHCEFTPEQTGLAFDELRQWVKSGKRPKSGSIQ comes from the coding sequence ATGAAAAACCTGCTACTCGCTATAATCTTAATCGTATTTGCCTGGAATGCAAAAGCCCAGACGGCAAAAATAGATTCCGGAACAATTAATGGGGCTCGTTACAAAATCATTTTCCCGCCCAACTGGAAAAACAAACTGGTGATGTATGCGCATGGCTATGAGTTTATGAACAGTCCTGCTATGCTCGATAATCCCAATCTGGCCAAGGGTTTTGCTCCTTTTCTGGACAGAGGGTTTGCGGTGGCGGCTTCTGCCTACCGGATACAAGGATATGCCCTGCCGGAAGGAATTGAAGATACAGAAGCATTGAGAAAACATTTTGTATCGAAGTATGGCAAGCCAGACACTACGTTTATGGTAGGCCATTCCATGGGTGGGGGCATTTCTTTAGGAATCAGTGAAAAATATGCGGCCAATTACCAGGGAGCTTTACCGCTTTGTCCGCTCTCCAGCAATCCGTATATCCAGACCAGGAAGGAGTTTGACCTAATCGCCGTTTTTAATGTATTGTTTCCTGAGCAAATTTCCCCGCTTTCTGAGATTATGAAAACAGGGAGTTCTGAGAAATCAGTGCAGCAGGTTTTTGCCAGTGCAGAACCTCTATACAAACATCTACAAAAAGATTCCCTGCTGGCTAAACAGCTAGCACAAACGTTTGAACTCAAACTCAAAGACCTGCCTTTTGCTGTGTTATTTGGCGAAATGGTGTTGCGGGATCTGGTGAAAAAATCAGGGGGCAATCCGTTTGATAATACCAATACGTTGTACACCGGCTTTCCCGACGACTGGATGGTGAACCAAAAAGTGGAACGGTTGTCTGCCTCTCCCACCGCATTCCAGTTTCTCCAGAAAAATTACCGTACCGGGGAAATTTCCTTTCCGGTCGTGATGATGCACACCACTTATGACCAGTTGATACCTGCTCAACTGGCGATAGGCAACTATGATATGATGGTCCGCCAGAAAGGCAAGGAAAAGTTTATGGTTGTAAAATACACCAATGGCCAGGGTCATTGCGAGTTTACACCAGAGCAAACAGGCTTAGCCTTCGATGAACTCCGCCAATGGGTAAAATCAGGAAAAAGGCCAAAATCAGGCAGTATTCAATAA
- a CDS encoding 5-methyltetrahydropteroyltriglutamate--homocysteine S-methyltransferase has product MHKIKPPFRADHVGSLLRTQEVKENRLKWKKGLISTEELREIENRAIAETVKKMESIGMKSITDGEFRRDYFHLDFLKELAGVTVTGGIEANPNAKVAQDGFTPPTLSVTGKIKHVKDIQVADFNFLKSVVSQTPKVSIPSPTMIHFRGGRKAIDIHSYPDMDEFFHDLSEAYKQEINALYQAGCRYIQLDDTNLAYLCDPKMRAAAKERGEDPNELPRTYAALINSVIDGRPDDLTVGIHLCRGNYRSTWFAEGGYEPVAEVLFNNINVDAYFLEYDDERSGDFAPLRFVPKNKLVVLGIISSKFRQLEDMDDLRERIDEASKYMPLENMCVSPQCGFSSTHHGNDLTHDDQWRKMELVVKTATKVWGES; this is encoded by the coding sequence ATGCACAAAATTAAACCTCCATTCAGAGCTGATCATGTAGGAAGTTTGTTGAGAACCCAGGAAGTAAAAGAAAACCGTCTGAAATGGAAAAAAGGGCTCATTTCGACAGAGGAACTTCGTGAAATAGAAAACAGAGCCATTGCTGAAACGGTGAAAAAGATGGAATCTATTGGCATGAAGTCTATCACTGATGGGGAATTCAGAAGGGATTATTTTCACCTGGATTTTTTGAAAGAACTGGCCGGCGTAACCGTAACAGGTGGCATCGAAGCCAATCCAAATGCCAAAGTAGCCCAGGATGGGTTTACACCTCCTACACTCAGTGTGACCGGCAAGATCAAACATGTAAAAGATATTCAGGTGGCTGATTTTAATTTCTTAAAGTCTGTAGTGAGTCAAACGCCAAAAGTATCCATCCCCTCTCCCACCATGATTCACTTCCGGGGTGGACGAAAAGCGATTGACATACATTCTTATCCGGACATGGATGAATTTTTCCATGACCTGAGTGAAGCCTACAAACAGGAAATCAATGCGCTGTATCAGGCTGGTTGCCGGTATATCCAGTTAGATGATACCAATCTCGCCTATTTATGTGATCCAAAAATGAGAGCAGCGGCCAAAGAACGTGGTGAAGACCCCAATGAACTGCCCAGAACCTACGCAGCGCTTATCAACTCCGTAATCGATGGCCGTCCGGATGATCTGACAGTAGGCATACACTTGTGCCGGGGAAATTACCGCAGTACCTGGTTTGCCGAAGGTGGTTACGAACCAGTGGCAGAAGTACTCTTTAATAATATCAATGTGGATGCATATTTTCTGGAATATGACGATGAACGAAGCGGTGATTTTGCTCCGCTCCGGTTTGTACCGAAAAATAAATTAGTGGTGCTGGGCATTATTTCTTCCAAGTTCAGGCAACTGGAAGACATGGATGACCTGCGGGAGCGAATAGATGAGGCTTCCAAATACATGCCTTTAGAAAATATGTGCGTAAGCCCTCAATGTGGTTTCAGCAGCACCCATCATGGCAACGATCTCACGCATGATGACCAGTGGCGGAAAATGGAACTGGTAGTAAAAACAGCTACTAAAGTATGGGGCGAGAGTTAA
- a CDS encoding SDR family NAD(P)-dependent oxidoreductase, whose product MNVQGKAAIVTGGASGLGKATALKLAASGAKVAIIDVNQELAQEVAQEIGGIALKANVADADEAQKAILQARQKHGTASILVNCAGIGTSGRIVSKQGPMPLSAFEKIIQVNLIGSFNMMRLAVADMIPAELNEDGERGVIISTASVAAYEGQIGQAAYAASKGGIVSLTLPAAREFAQFGIRVLAIAPGLFETPLLEGLNEEARQSLSTAIPFPKRLGKAKEYAGLVLHLIENSYLNGEVIRIDGALRMQAK is encoded by the coding sequence ATGAATGTACAAGGAAAAGCAGCAATAGTTACCGGGGGCGCTTCTGGCTTAGGCAAAGCTACGGCACTGAAACTGGCCGCTTCCGGAGCTAAGGTGGCTATTATAGATGTTAATCAGGAATTGGCTCAAGAAGTAGCTCAGGAGATTGGTGGAATAGCGCTTAAAGCAAATGTTGCAGATGCGGATGAAGCACAAAAAGCTATTTTGCAAGCTAGGCAAAAACACGGGACAGCCAGTATATTAGTGAATTGTGCAGGCATTGGTACCTCCGGTAGGATTGTAAGTAAACAAGGGCCTATGCCCTTATCAGCATTTGAGAAAATTATCCAGGTGAACCTGATTGGCAGTTTTAACATGATGCGTTTAGCGGTAGCTGATATGATACCTGCTGAACTCAATGAAGATGGGGAACGGGGTGTAATTATCTCAACAGCTTCTGTGGCAGCCTATGAAGGCCAGATTGGTCAGGCGGCGTATGCTGCTTCCAAAGGGGGAATTGTGAGTTTAACCTTGCCAGCTGCCAGGGAATTTGCCCAGTTTGGCATCCGGGTACTGGCTATTGCTCCCGGCTTGTTTGAAACGCCACTGCTGGAAGGCTTAAATGAAGAAGCCAGACAAAGTTTGTCCACTGCTATTCCTTTTCCCAAAAGATTAGGCAAGGCAAAAGAATATGCCGGCTTGGTATTGCACCTGATTGAAAACAGTTACCTGAATGGCGAGGTCATCCGCATAGATGGGGCTTTACGCATGCAAGCTAAGTAG